The Drosophila yakuba strain Tai18E2 chromosome X, Prin_Dyak_Tai18E2_2.1, whole genome shotgun sequence DNA segment TCGAAACTGCAGCCGGCGTCGCTTGGAAAGGAAAAACTTCAAGTTGCAGCAACCAAAACGCGTGTATGCCGCACAagccacacacaaacaaacaaatgctgtttcacacacacacacatatattcGTACGCTTGCAGAATGTTGGGCGTTTCCACGTGAGGTTATGTTTgtcgaaaaaataataaaatgaaataaaatgacGAAAAGAAGGAATTATGAATAAAGTTTACTGTACATGGTGCAACAAACGTGGGCGGTGGGCTTACTAAATGGAAAGGAGAGTCAGTCggagagagaaaaaaagagCGGAAGCGGGAGAGAGCAAGGGAAAGCCGTATGAATGGGGTTAAAGAGAGGCGGAATGGAATCGAGTTGCCGGGAATGGCAAGAATGGAAAGGGAGTCGGGAAGTGAGCagtgggaaatgggaaatagAAAGAGGAAaggcggaaaatgggaaacttACCGCTCCAGCGTGTAGCGGACCAGCATGACGACAGCGGCAAATGGAATGGGCCAAATGAGGTCCTTGTAGTTGGCGTGCACCACATCTGGTCGCGAGCCGGGCGCAATGTCCGCCCAGGTTGTGTTCGGGGGCAGCCAGATTTGCGTACTCCAGAATGCATTGCTGAACTTATTGATTAGGtccatgttgctgttgcttcaGCTGCTTTAATTTCTCAATTGGCTTTTTTGGTTTGTCTCCTTTGCTCggattttcagtttttcccTGGCGTTTTGTTGTCACATATATGCTTTGCTTTTCTAAATATTCGCAATTGTGTGAACGATCTGCGTGTTGTGTGATTGTCTGTGTGTTTCTATGTTTTTGTGCCTTgcgagcagcaacaacaacaagaacagcaagaacaacaataaactataacaacagcaacaagaacaacaggAGCACTGGACACATACACTAATGCACGTAATGCACACTCACAGCGtagcacaaacacacactggcaaaaaaaaacaaaaaccgctGAATCGAATTGTTGTCTCGTCTCGTTAACTTCAGCTTATGGCTcttatatttctatttctatttggatttgaatttgaatttagaTTTTATTCGTTTTTGGAAATCCTACTTTTGCCGCTTCGGAGCGTAAATGAAATGAAGTTCCCTGACAAACTGTTCTCGGCCAAAACAATACACTTCTGAATTTCGATTAGGGGTCGAGTGGGCCGCCGCTCGTCTCGTCCACTTAAACTTTTAGGatgaacgaaaaaaaaatactaataGTATTTCCTCGtcgagcaacaacaatacaGTGTGCCCAGTGTCGACGAAGCGGTAAATGTAACGGCAGCGCGACCAGTCTGCCCGTTTTCGGGAAACCAAGGAGAGCCAAAAAAATGAGGCGTTTGACAAAATACTATTCCATTCCATACTATACCATTCAATTCATTAAATTGCGAATTTAATTAACTGCTTacgtttattattattaaatccAAACTTATGTATACCGCTTACTATTATTTACTTTCaagaaattattattcattacACTTTATATTAGTTATTTCCAAGAATTATTATAGTATGCAATACAAACCATGTAATCCATGCATTAGGAACTAGCAAACTACATCGTGAAAACCAAAcagcatatgtatgtatctgtgTTCGATAATAACCAATGATGGATTATAACCATTTTTCAATACCAGCATGTGCTTAACAAGCTTTGCAAATTGCGAACAGCAAATGTGAACGAATAACCACATATATGTCATAGGAAGGATCTACTGTCGTGCTGCAATGTAAGCCAGGGCTGGCACCGATAAGCTGCTGTAAGCTAACAGCAAACTGTAATGTAAACAGTAGAAGAGTGTGACCAAACAGCATGCATTTTTGGATGGGTATTTAGCTAGTATTTTGCTTCTCCCCTATGGGAgaagcaaagcaaaaataaagaagaagaGAAGAGGCAGAAACGCACACAAACGCGGCGTTTCTCTGCATATATACGCACTATATTATTAAGTTAAGTTTTATTCCATTATATTATGGCCGAATTTCTGGACTCAGAGGCCGAGGAATCAGAGGTAGGTGTCTGCGTAGCCCAAAAACACGGTTTCTAGGCGCGCGTACCGTCCGTGCGACTGTATGCGTGCGGTGTGCGTTGCGCCTTGCgtatgtgtacatacatacatctacaaacatatatatatatattgcttTTTCCCCAATGGCTTTTCTTGGTTTTTCCCACAGGAGGAGGAAGAATTGGACGTGAACGAGCGCAAGAAGCTCAAGAAACTAAAGGCGGCCGTCTCCGATAGTagcgaagaagaagaaggtgAGTTTTCCACTCGAGCCGCTTAAAGCGCGTACGATaacaaaatacatacatacatacgtatgtggCGATCGCTGGCGGGCTTTTCACTTACCTCGCCCCCACCCTTCTCTTACCATCCGCCGATACAAACAATCCATATCCGGGATATAGCCATCTATAACTGCCCAATGCGCCCGGTTGCAACTTCTTTTGTTTACAACTTTGAGGTTAGGTCTTGTGTTTTTACCGTGCTACCGTGGCCATGGAATGGCCATGGAAtatcagcaccagcagcagcaacaacaaacagctgCGCTCGTTCCAGTAAGTGGAACAAGTGCGGTGAATTCGAAGTGCGGCTTTTTCCaagaaattgcatttcaaagCATGAGGGGAGGGGGATCAATCGATGCAGCTGCCCTGGAATAATCAATGCTTAGAGGCTTcactattttaaaatgttatagGTATGGGTAAAAATCTAGATACCCATATTTTAGGTAGACCTTTCAAAAAACCGGGTCACATTAAGTTTTGACAATAGTTTGCAGTTAGAAATCTGATGAAGGAACGTGGTAAACCGAAATTCTTAATGCCTTATTCCGCAGATGACGAGGAACGACTGCGCGAAGAGCTCAAAGATCTGATCGATGACAATCCCATCGAGGAGGACGATGGCAGCGGTGACGACTCAGATACCGGGAGCGGTGGCGACACCGAAGGCGGCGGCAGCGGTAAAAAGCGCAAAAAGCACGAGGACGACGATCTGGACGATCGACTGGAGGACGATGACTACGATCTGATCGAGGAGAATCTGGGCGTCAAAGTCGAGAGACGGGTAGGTATTTCCTAAAGAAAATAACTGTATATTGCTAGCTTTGCACTTGTTAAACTCCAATTAAGTATGGACTTTTCATATTTCGATTAGGGGCTTCTATGCTCCTcgaatgtatatgtataacgTTTCTAATCTTGTTTTTCTCTTGCAGAAGCGGTTTAAGCGTCTGCGCCGCATTCACGACAACGAAAGCGATGGCGAGGAGCAGCACGTGGACGAGGGTCTGGCCCGGGAGCAGATTGCCGAACAGTTGTTCGACGAGAACGATGAGGTATGCCACTAGTAACTCCTCACCCCCCATCAATGCACAGTGTTTAACTGATTGCCCCAATTTTACAGAGCATTGAGCATCGCAGCGAGCGCAGTCCCAGGGAGGCGGACGCCTTCGACGAGGAGGACACGGAGTCGGACGCGGATGACTTCATTGTGGACGATAATGGGCGTCCCATAGcagagaagaagaagaagcggcGTCCGATCTTTACAGACGCGtaagtatataaaatatactcAAGTTATTACCGCCTGGGACATTAATGATAAAATTGAACTACAGATCACTCCAAGAGGGTCAGGACATCTTTGGCGTGGACTTCGACTATGACGACTTCTCAAAATACGAGGAGGACGAGTACGAGGATGATTCCGAAGGAGATGAGTACGATGAGGAGCTGGGCGCCGGTGATGATATGCGCGTCAAGAAAAAGAAAGCGCTCAAAAAGAAGGTGGCCAAAAAGACAATCTTCGACATATACGAGCCTAGCGAGCTTAAGCGTGGCCATTTCACCGACATGGACAACGAGATTCGCAAGACAGACATCCCAGAACGCATGCAGCTGCGCCAGGTGCCCGTGACCCCGGTGCCCGAGGGATCACACGAGCTGGACCTCGAGGCTGACTGGATCTACAAGTATGCGTTCTGCAAGCAGACCGTTTCCGAGCAGGAGAAGCCGGAGAACCGCGAGAAGCTGCGCAAACCACCGACGGCCGTAAACAAGATTAAGCAGACGCTGGAATTTATACGCAACCAGCAGTTGGAGGTGCCCTTCATAGCCTTCTATCGCAAGGAGTACGTCAAGCCAGAGCTGAACATTGACGATCTGTGGAAGGTTTACTACTATGATGAGCGCTGGTGTCAGCTAAACGAGAGAAAGCGCAAGCTAAAGGTGCTCTTCGAGAAGATGCGTCAATTCCAGCTGGACACGCTTTGCGCCGACCCCGATAAACCCATACCGGACGATGTGCGCCTAATGCTGGACAGCGATTTTGAGCGCCTTGACGACGTGCAGTCCATGGAAGAGCTGAAGGACGTGCACATGTACTTCCTGCTCAACTACTCGCACGAGCTGCCGCGCATGCAGGCGGAGCAGCGACGCAAGGTGATCCAGGAACGTCGCGAGGCCAAGGCGCGTCGACTGGCGGCCGCCGCCGAGAACGGTGACGATGCGGCGGAGGGCGCGGCGATAGTTGTCCCAGAGCCGGAGGACGATGACGATCCGGAGCTGATCGATGACCAGCTGAAGCAGGCGCCCAACAGCAGTCCCTATGCGGTGTTCCGCAAGGCGGGCATCTGCGGCTTTGCCAAGCACTTTGGTCTGACGCCTGAGCAGTTTGCCGAAAACCTGCGCGACAATTACCAGCGTAATGAGATCACCCAGGAAAGTCTCGGCCCCACTGAACTGGCGAAGCAATATTTGTCGCCGCGCTTCATGACCACAGATGAGGTTATCCATGCCGCAAAATATGTGGTGGCCCGTCAGCTGGCACAGGAGCCACTGCTCCGCAAGACCATGCGTGAGGTGTACTTCGACAGAGCACGGATTAACATACGGCCCACCAAGAATGGCATGGTGCTAATCGATGAGAATTCACCCGTGTACTCGATGAAGTACGTGGCCAAGAAGCCGGTGGGTGATCTATTTGGCGATCAGTTCATAAAGCTGATGATGGCCGAGGAGGAGAAACTGCTGGAGATTACGTTCCTCGAGGAGTTCGAGGGCAATGCAAACGCCAACGGACCACCCGGCGACTATGTGGAAGAGTCCAAGGCCCTGTACCAGCTGGATCAGTTCTCCAAGCACGTGCAGGAGTGGAATAAGCTGCGGGCGGAGTGCGTTAAGCTGGCGCTGCAGAAGTGGGTTATTCCGGATCTTATCAAGGAGCTGCGTTCCACTCTGCACGAGGAGGCTCAGCAATTTGTGCTGCGCTCCTGCACGGGCAAGCTGTACAAGTGGTTAAAGGTTGCACCCTATAAGCCGGAACTGCCCACCGACTACGGTTACGAGGACTGGAGCACACTGCGGGGCATACGGGTGCTGGGTCTGGCCTACGATCCCGATCAGTCGGTGGCCGCCTTCTGTGCGGTGACAACCGTGGAGGGCGACATCTCCGACTACCTGCGACTTCCGAACATTCTGAGGCGCAAGAATTCGCACAACGCCGAGGAGAAGGCCCAGAAATTGGCCGACCTTCGAAAACTGAGTGACTTTATCAAAATGAAGAAGCCACACATTGTTGTCATTGGAGCGGAATCGCGTGACGCCCAGAACATCCAGGCAGACATCAAGGAGATTCTGCAAGAGCTTGAGACCTCCGAACAGTTTCCGCCCATCGAGGTGGAGATAATCGACAACGAGCTGGCCAAGATCTATGCCAACTCAAAGAAGGGCGAATCTGACTTCAAGGAGTATCCTGCCCTGCTAAAGCAGGCTGCTTCGCTGGCCCGCAAGATGCAGGATCCGCTTGTGGAGTATTCGCAGCTGTGTGATGCGGACGACGAAATCCTCTGCCTGCGCTACCATCCGCTGCAGGAGCGTGTGCCGCGCGAGCAGCTGCTGGAGCAGCTCAGCCTGCAGTTCATCAATCGAACGAGCGAGGTGGGCCTGGACATCAACCTGATGGTACAGAACTCACGGACCGTCAACTTGCTGCAGTACACCTGCGGCTTGGGTCCGCGTAAGGGTCAGGCTCTACTCAAACTGCTGAAGCAGAGCAACCAACGGTTGGAGAATCGCACCCAGCTGGTCACCGTGTGTCATCTGGGTCCCAAGGTCTTCATTAACTGCAGCGGTTTTATTAAGATCGATACCTCATCCCTGGGCGACAGCACGGAGGCGTATGTCGAGGTGCTGGACGGGTCGCGTGTGCATCCAGAAACGTACGAATGGGCCAGAAAGATGGCCATCGATGCCATGGAGTACGACGACGAGGAGACCAATCCGGCCGGTGCTCTTGAGGAAATTCTCGAATCGCCAGAGCGCCTCAAGGATCTCGATCTGGACGCATTCGCCGTGGAGCTGGAGCGCCAGGGTTTCGGCAGCAAGAGC contains these protein-coding regions:
- the LOC6524012 gene encoding transcription elongation factor SPT6; this translates as MAEFLDSEAEESEEEEELDVNERKKLKKLKAAVSDSSEEEEDDEERLREELKDLIDDNPIEEDDGSGDDSDTGSGGDTEGGGSGKKRKKHEDDDLDDRLEDDDYDLIEENLGVKVERRKRFKRLRRIHDNESDGEEQHVDEGLAREQIAEQLFDENDESIEHRSERSPREADAFDEEDTESDADDFIVDDNGRPIAEKKKKRRPIFTDASLQEGQDIFGVDFDYDDFSKYEEDEYEDDSEGDEYDEELGAGDDMRVKKKKALKKKVAKKTIFDIYEPSELKRGHFTDMDNEIRKTDIPERMQLRQVPVTPVPEGSHELDLEADWIYKYAFCKQTVSEQEKPENREKLRKPPTAVNKIKQTLEFIRNQQLEVPFIAFYRKEYVKPELNIDDLWKVYYYDERWCQLNERKRKLKVLFEKMRQFQLDTLCADPDKPIPDDVRLMLDSDFERLDDVQSMEELKDVHMYFLLNYSHELPRMQAEQRRKVIQERREAKARRLAAAAENGDDAAEGAAIVVPEPEDDDDPELIDDQLKQAPNSSPYAVFRKAGICGFAKHFGLTPEQFAENLRDNYQRNEITQESLGPTELAKQYLSPRFMTTDEVIHAAKYVVARQLAQEPLLRKTMREVYFDRARINIRPTKNGMVLIDENSPVYSMKYVAKKPVGDLFGDQFIKLMMAEEEKLLEITFLEEFEGNANANGPPGDYVEESKALYQLDQFSKHVQEWNKLRAECVKLALQKWVIPDLIKELRSTLHEEAQQFVLRSCTGKLYKWLKVAPYKPELPTDYGYEDWSTLRGIRVLGLAYDPDQSVAAFCAVTTVEGDISDYLRLPNILRRKNSHNAEEKAQKLADLRKLSDFIKMKKPHIVVIGAESRDAQNIQADIKEILQELETSEQFPPIEVEIIDNELAKIYANSKKGESDFKEYPALLKQAASLARKMQDPLVEYSQLCDADDEILCLRYHPLQERVPREQLLEQLSLQFINRTSEVGLDINLMVQNSRTVNLLQYTCGLGPRKGQALLKLLKQSNQRLENRTQLVTVCHLGPKVFINCSGFIKIDTSSLGDSTEAYVEVLDGSRVHPETYEWARKMAIDAMEYDDEETNPAGALEEILESPERLKDLDLDAFAVELERQGFGSKSITLYDIRNELSCLYKDYRTPYTKPSAEELFDMLTKETPDSFYVGKCVTAMVTGFTYRRPQGEQLDNANPVRIESSDSWQCPFCHKDDFPELSEVWNHFDANACPGQASGVRVRLENGLPGFIHIKNLSDKQVRNPEERVRVSQMIHVRIIKIDIDRFSVDCSSKTADLKDVNNEWRPRRDNYYDFVTEEQDNRKASDAKAKAMKRKTYARRVIAHPSFFNKSYAEVVAMLAEADQGEVALRPSSKSKDHLTATWKVSDDIFQHIDVREEGKENDYSLGRSLWIGTEEFEDLDEIIARHITPMALAARELIQYKYYKPITVTGDENERDVMDKVLREEKSKDPKKIHYFFTASRSMPGKFLLSYLPKTKVRHEYVTVMPEGYRFRGQIFDSVNSLLRWFKEHWLDPTATPASASMVSNSTPLHSMRPPPAISSSSLTSLGSQAPYSISGSVSGGTPRSGISSSAGGGGGSSSAYSITQSMVGYGAASNSGPAAGMGASHYGSSSTPSFGAINTPYTPSGQTPFMTPYTPHASQTPRYGHNVPSPSSQSSSSQRHHYGSSSGTGSTPRYYDMGGGGGGGGGSNAYNMGGGSMPPHHQQRAKENLDWQLANDAWARRRPPPQQQQHQSHQSHHAQQQHHHSQQQQQMGMGMNMGIGMGHGASGGGGGYGSTPVNDYSSGGGHNRGMGMNQGHGAGASMSSKASVRSTPRTNTSPHSMNLGDATPLYDEN